In one Lujinxingia vulgaris genomic region, the following are encoded:
- a CDS encoding tetratricopeptide repeat protein has product MINLPRKTRQAIGIAGVLLVTLSACSSGEPKPDEVPVESELPGPTGAESDDPSAPEQAGPTPRSQPDPAEVAGHVQARIDAALSRIEEGDRATAIDILTQLVEEPEGGYLAAFNLGVLYDRQGDGENAVRRYVQALQLEKDFSPALVNLVRLYIRAGQISEADAVARRMIDASPENLDHRAAQLEVTIAQGRYEDAVRGARDILRKDERHVEAMFQMARANVRLERYELGRSILTSALKLAPERADLYYLFGVIEWELENTDGAIANFEKAVELQPFFPEARNNLAVLLHEAGDYPGAIAHLQKAVEDFPEFKQAYVNLGNSLKGAAKYGEAEEAFKRAIAIDSAFADAHFNLGILYLESEVPGYEEIERYTKAIESFNAYRTAARDRLSDSDPVNAYINEANGAIEQARAREEMLRRQQMLQQEQSEPEDGDASNEDGGNDA; this is encoded by the coding sequence ATGATTAACCTGCCTCGCAAGACACGCCAGGCGATCGGTATCGCAGGCGTACTCCTGGTCACATTGAGCGCGTGCTCGAGTGGTGAGCCCAAACCCGACGAAGTCCCGGTAGAAAGCGAACTTCCGGGGCCGACGGGCGCCGAGTCCGACGACCCCTCGGCGCCGGAGCAGGCCGGGCCGACCCCCCGGTCCCAACCGGATCCCGCCGAGGTTGCCGGTCATGTTCAGGCACGCATCGATGCGGCGCTCTCGCGAATTGAGGAGGGCGACCGCGCCACAGCGATCGATATCTTGACCCAACTCGTTGAGGAGCCCGAGGGCGGCTACCTCGCTGCGTTCAACCTCGGCGTGCTCTATGATCGCCAGGGTGACGGAGAGAACGCCGTTCGCCGTTATGTGCAGGCGCTCCAGCTTGAGAAAGACTTCTCCCCGGCGTTGGTCAACCTGGTGCGTCTCTACATTCGTGCCGGGCAGATCTCGGAGGCCGACGCCGTCGCCCGACGCATGATCGACGCGAGCCCGGAGAATCTCGATCACCGAGCGGCACAGCTTGAGGTGACGATCGCCCAGGGCCGTTACGAAGATGCGGTACGAGGCGCGCGCGACATCCTTCGAAAAGATGAGCGCCACGTTGAAGCGATGTTTCAGATGGCCCGCGCCAACGTGCGCCTGGAGCGCTACGAGCTCGGGCGATCGATCCTGACAAGCGCTCTTAAACTCGCACCGGAGCGAGCGGATCTCTACTACCTCTTCGGCGTCATCGAGTGGGAACTCGAAAACACCGACGGGGCGATCGCTAACTTCGAGAAAGCCGTCGAGCTGCAGCCCTTCTTTCCCGAGGCGCGCAACAACCTGGCGGTGCTCCTGCACGAAGCGGGCGACTACCCCGGGGCGATCGCTCATCTTCAGAAGGCCGTTGAAGACTTTCCGGAGTTCAAACAAGCCTACGTCAATCTGGGGAACTCCCTGAAGGGCGCGGCAAAGTACGGCGAGGCGGAAGAGGCCTTTAAGCGTGCGATCGCCATCGACAGCGCATTCGCTGATGCGCACTTCAACCTGGGGATCCTCTACCTGGAGAGCGAAGTGCCGGGCTACGAGGAGATCGAGCGCTACACAAAGGCCATCGAGTCCTTCAACGCCTACCGCACCGCGGCACGCGATCGCCTGAGCGACAGCGATCCCGTCAACGCGTACATCAACGAAGCCAACGGCGCGATTGAGCAGGCGCGGGCGCGAGAGGAAATGTTGCGCCGCCAGCAAATGCTTCAACAGGAACAGTCCGAGCCCGAAGATGGTGATGCGTCCAATGAAGACGGAGGAAACGATGCGTAA
- the speD gene encoding adenosylmethionine decarboxylase — MEALGRQLILEYYGCPAERLNDASFVEEVMVAAAESMGAHIVCVNFHQFNPHGVSGAVVISESHLTIHTWPEYGYAAVDVFTCGTVIDPWEAHAFLKERFGATRESTVEFRRGCFDVAPGTLPSAYGVTREDLDK, encoded by the coding sequence TTGGAAGCTCTCGGACGTCAACTGATCCTCGAGTACTACGGGTGCCCTGCAGAACGACTCAACGACGCATCGTTCGTCGAAGAGGTCATGGTCGCAGCGGCTGAAAGCATGGGTGCCCATATTGTCTGTGTGAACTTTCACCAGTTCAACCCCCACGGTGTCAGCGGGGCGGTTGTGATCAGCGAAAGCCACCTGACCATTCACACCTGGCCTGAATACGGCTATGCGGCCGTCGATGTGTTTACCTGCGGTACGGTCATCGATCCGTGGGAAGCGCACGCCTTCCTCAAAGAGCGTTTCGGGGCGACCCGTGAGAGCACCGTGGAGTTTCGTCGCGGCTGCTTCGATGTGGCTCCGGGCACGTTGCCCTCGGCCTACGGCGTGACCCGCGAAGATCTCGACAAATAA
- a CDS encoding ExbD/TolR family protein — translation MADNQQGGFGHDDEEWIKAQRARDAKRAKSASRRKSDKEASLNINSLMDILVIMLVFLLKSYGEEPLKAIDEDLKVPQSASQLAPEDSTTVTVTRTAILVNDNLAVDVKDGAVDPSQKSGGGESGMSITPLLDELNRAVEQKKNEQRLLQEDYVPEATIIADQTTPHRLMLEVLFTASQAQLNQFRFAVIKSTFSSLGGQPAK, via the coding sequence ATGGCAGATAATCAACAAGGTGGCTTCGGTCACGACGACGAAGAGTGGATCAAGGCGCAACGCGCTCGTGATGCGAAACGCGCAAAGAGTGCTTCGCGTCGCAAGTCGGATAAAGAGGCCAGTCTGAACATCAACTCGTTGATGGACATCCTGGTTATCATGCTCGTCTTCCTGCTCAAGAGCTACGGGGAGGAGCCGCTTAAGGCGATCGACGAGGACCTCAAGGTTCCTCAGAGCGCCTCGCAGCTGGCCCCGGAAGACTCCACGACGGTGACGGTGACCCGTACCGCAATCCTGGTGAACGATAACCTCGCGGTCGATGTGAAAGACGGCGCGGTCGATCCCAGCCAGAAGAGCGGCGGCGGCGAGTCGGGTATGAGTATTACCCCTCTGCTCGACGAATTGAATAGGGCGGTTGAGCAGAAGAAGAATGAGCAGCGTCTTCTTCAAGAGGACTATGTCCCGGAGGCGACGATTATCGCCGACCAGACCACGCCGCATCGCTTGATGCTCGAGGTGCTCTTTACCGCATCGCAGGCACAGCTGAACCAGTTTCGCTTCGCGGTCATTAAGTCGACTTTCTCATCGCTTGGTGGTCAACCCGCCAAATGA
- the speE gene encoding polyamine aminopropyltransferase, translated as MAKIVFRDPLNRNTITEHTVSEWLFSQETPYQQVDVFRTPEFGTVLALGGVINVSERDEIGYHEMLAHVPLFAHPNPRRVLIIGGGDGGTLREVVKHPQVEEAVMVEIDEVVVEQCKKHLPQVASAFDHPKAELIIGDGLAYVNEAPDASFDVILVDSTDPVDAGVVLFTPEFYAACHRVLRADGILVPQSDSIVYQPARVAGVGKMLREQFERVDFYTSIVPTYPGSLWAFAFASKGPHPVEGLDSERIAALDDQLSYYHEDLHRAAFALPKYLRDQLRG; from the coding sequence ATGGCCAAGATCGTCTTTCGCGATCCCCTTAATCGCAACACCATCACCGAACATACGGTGAGTGAGTGGCTGTTCAGCCAGGAGACGCCCTACCAGCAGGTCGACGTCTTCCGCACCCCGGAGTTCGGTACGGTGTTGGCACTCGGGGGCGTGATCAACGTCTCGGAGCGCGATGAGATCGGCTACCACGAGATGCTGGCGCATGTGCCGCTCTTCGCTCACCCGAACCCCCGTCGTGTGCTGATCATCGGCGGTGGTGACGGCGGGACGTTGCGGGAAGTGGTCAAGCATCCGCAGGTTGAAGAAGCGGTGATGGTGGAGATCGACGAGGTGGTCGTCGAGCAGTGCAAGAAGCATCTTCCGCAGGTCGCCAGCGCGTTTGACCATCCAAAAGCCGAGCTCATTATTGGCGACGGCCTGGCGTATGTGAATGAGGCCCCCGACGCTTCGTTTGATGTGATTCTGGTCGATTCGACCGATCCGGTGGACGCGGGTGTGGTGCTCTTTACGCCGGAGTTTTACGCGGCGTGTCACCGGGTGCTTCGCGCCGACGGCATCCTGGTACCGCAGAGCGACTCGATCGTTTACCAGCCTGCGCGCGTGGCCGGGGTGGGCAAGATGCTGCGCGAGCAGTTCGAGCGGGTTGATTTCTACACCTCGATCGTGCCGACCTACCCGGGCTCGCTCTGGGCGTTTGCGTTTGCGTCGAAGGGGCCGCACCCGGTGGAGGGGCTGGACTCCGAGCGGATTGCCGCGCTCGATGATCAGCTCTCGTATTACCACGAAGATCTGCACCGGGCGGCGTTTGCGCTGCCAAAGTATCTGCGTGACCAGCTTCGCGGTTGA
- a CDS encoding ExbD/TolR family protein — protein sequence MARRPREEIEVNQDLNLAPMMNLVIILIPMLLLSVVFMEVSVINVTMPLGGATTSDRTEPEEDKQPLNLAISMTAQGFYITAAGTKMQPMPGCPTGGPSICLEDDSIDPAARFEESRRLYASGDKIRGEEVLLEGLSAYNYRELYNRLSTIKNEFPEETTVTLTADAELPFALTTRVMDVVRFRLEEDSYDSNEDFWAAKPRTEGDTYSILFGDPAFGVL from the coding sequence ATGGCTCGCCGACCGCGTGAGGAAATCGAGGTAAACCAGGATCTCAACCTGGCACCGATGATGAACCTGGTCATCATCTTGATTCCAATGCTTTTGCTCTCTGTCGTCTTTATGGAGGTTAGCGTCATTAACGTGACGATGCCTCTTGGTGGTGCGACGACGTCGGATCGCACGGAGCCCGAAGAGGACAAGCAGCCTCTTAACCTGGCGATCAGTATGACGGCTCAGGGCTTCTACATTACGGCTGCTGGAACCAAGATGCAGCCGATGCCTGGCTGCCCTACCGGTGGACCCTCGATTTGTCTGGAGGATGACTCCATCGATCCTGCTGCTCGATTCGAAGAGTCTCGTCGACTCTACGCCTCGGGCGACAAGATTCGCGGTGAAGAAGTGCTGCTGGAAGGACTCAGCGCCTACAACTACCGTGAGCTTTACAACCGTCTCTCCACCATCAAGAATGAATTTCCGGAAGAGACGACCGTCACACTGACTGCCGACGCGGAGCTTCCTTTCGCGCTGACGACTCGTGTGATGGACGTGGTGCGCTTCCGCCTTGAGGAGGACTCGTACGATTCGAACGAGGACTTCTGGGCTGCTAAGCCGCGTACCGAAGGCGACACCTATTCGATTCTCTTTGGCGACCCGGCTTTCGGTGTTCTCTAA
- a CDS encoding tetratricopeptide repeat protein has protein sequence MLLGALWLSAPQAHAQEAIAASTARERVEQLDAQIDELEERYLVPAVLESRFRLETRFNDAKVAYLLGDFPRASVLFVAVVDNKQVRQFDSYGEALYLLGDSLYQMRSFRAARTFFRRVVELGPGGFYQPAIVRLLEIAGEIGDYSGVDALYARLDNLEEVTPALHYTRGKTLYQEGRYRAARPWFQRAARDSEYALIARYFEGVTLAADGDIAEAREVFTGLVAQNPTTPEDSRVVDLGHLALGRLAYEEQQFDLAIDHYLQLPRTSPYFERSLYELTWSLVSKESYQAALRNLDILLISDPDPRFVPEAKLLMADLSMRLRQYDQARLWFNDIIATFTPVRTELVSFIESQPDLQSFFVELVRQDLEGLRPDYMPEMVSEWVEGEPLMADARQLVADGSLTQADIDEAQKALAEVEQMLSYGSNIEAFPVLSEGWKRGIALEAELISLEERLVGAELEGAREVLGPSERQRLATLEAEVETLRVQHQSGPQTLDELQSRNSAIREDFGRLNSELERVAFDIESLQVNLDGIDTYLRQNPVESFSAEDRQKVRQIRQDLREEVRRLEEEHAGLSQEIVAVQRQFGARDATLVQQREAREVYHRRLMELGELIDEQRARLASSSRGDALAIAEQRRRLPELKARLNTYFQGIDQVIEERVVDIRATVEVERQELATYQRELDAWRSETERAVSSIALWNFTRVDGEFDALIRRGHVGLLDVGWQRKEDATRDINQLFEDRSTEINVLREAFREVR, from the coding sequence ATGCTTCTGGGGGCGCTCTGGCTGAGCGCCCCGCAGGCGCATGCTCAGGAGGCCATCGCTGCCTCCACGGCGCGCGAGCGCGTTGAGCAACTCGACGCCCAGATCGACGAGCTGGAGGAACGCTATTTGGTGCCAGCAGTCCTCGAGAGCCGTTTTCGTCTGGAGACGCGCTTTAACGACGCCAAGGTGGCCTACCTGCTCGGAGACTTTCCGCGCGCCAGCGTGCTTTTTGTAGCGGTGGTCGACAACAAACAGGTGCGCCAGTTCGACAGCTATGGCGAGGCCCTCTACCTGCTGGGCGACAGCCTCTACCAGATGCGCAGTTTTCGGGCGGCGCGCACCTTCTTTCGGCGAGTTGTGGAGCTGGGCCCGGGAGGGTTTTACCAGCCGGCGATTGTACGCCTCCTGGAGATCGCCGGCGAAATCGGCGACTACAGCGGGGTCGATGCGCTCTACGCTCGCCTGGACAACCTCGAAGAAGTGACGCCGGCGCTGCATTACACCCGCGGCAAGACCCTCTATCAAGAAGGGCGGTATCGCGCGGCCAGGCCCTGGTTCCAGCGCGCCGCCCGCGATTCGGAGTACGCGCTGATTGCCCGCTATTTCGAGGGCGTTACCCTGGCGGCCGATGGCGACATCGCCGAGGCCCGCGAGGTGTTCACCGGCCTGGTCGCTCAAAACCCCACTACGCCCGAAGACAGCCGCGTGGTCGATCTCGGCCATCTGGCTCTGGGCCGCCTGGCCTACGAGGAGCAGCAGTTCGATCTGGCGATCGACCACTACCTGCAGCTTCCACGCACAAGCCCATATTTTGAGCGTTCGCTCTACGAGCTGACCTGGTCGCTGGTGTCGAAGGAGAGTTATCAGGCGGCGCTTCGCAACCTTGATATTCTGCTCATCTCCGACCCGGACCCGCGTTTTGTGCCCGAAGCCAAACTCTTGATGGCCGATCTCTCCATGCGCCTGCGCCAGTACGATCAAGCGCGGCTCTGGTTCAACGACATCATTGCGACATTTACGCCGGTGCGTACCGAGCTGGTGAGTTTCATCGAGTCGCAGCCCGACCTGCAGAGTTTCTTCGTGGAGCTCGTCCGTCAGGACCTCGAGGGCCTTCGCCCGGACTACATGCCCGAGATGGTCTCGGAGTGGGTCGAGGGCGAGCCGTTGATGGCCGACGCTCGCCAGCTGGTGGCGGACGGATCCCTGACCCAGGCCGATATCGATGAGGCTCAGAAGGCCCTCGCCGAAGTCGAGCAGATGCTCTCGTATGGCTCAAACATCGAGGCGTTCCCGGTGCTCTCCGAAGGCTGGAAGCGGGGCATCGCGCTTGAGGCCGAGCTGATTTCATTGGAGGAGCGTCTGGTCGGAGCAGAGCTTGAGGGGGCCCGTGAGGTCCTGGGGCCCTCGGAGCGACAGCGTCTCGCCACGTTGGAAGCCGAGGTCGAGACGTTGCGCGTCCAGCACCAGAGCGGACCGCAAACCCTGGACGAGTTGCAGAGCCGCAACAGCGCCATCCGCGAAGACTTCGGCCGCCTCAACAGTGAACTTGAGCGCGTCGCCTTCGACATTGAAAGTCTGCAGGTAAACCTCGACGGAATCGACACCTACCTTCGTCAAAATCCGGTAGAGAGTTTCAGCGCCGAAGACCGCCAGAAAGTGCGCCAGATCCGACAGGACCTGCGCGAGGAGGTACGCAGACTGGAGGAGGAGCACGCAGGCCTGAGCCAGGAGATCGTTGCGGTGCAGCGTCAGTTCGGTGCGCGCGATGCCACGCTCGTGCAGCAGCGCGAGGCACGTGAGGTCTACCACCGTCGTCTGATGGAGCTCGGCGAGCTGATCGATGAGCAGCGCGCCCGACTGGCAAGCTCCAGTCGTGGTGATGCGCTGGCGATCGCCGAGCAACGTCGCCGCCTTCCCGAGCTTAAGGCGCGCCTCAATACGTATTTTCAGGGCATCGATCAGGTCATCGAGGAGCGGGTCGTCGATATTCGCGCTACCGTGGAAGTGGAACGCCAGGAGCTGGCCACCTATCAGCGGGAGCTCGACGCCTGGCGCTCCGAAACCGAACGCGCCGTATCGTCCATCGCGCTGTGGAACTTCACCCGGGTTGATGGTGAATTCGACGCGCTGATCCGGCGCGGTCACGTGGGACTGCTCGATGTGGGCTGGCAACGAAAGGAAGATGCCACGCGTGACATCAACCAGCTCTTCGAAGATCGCTCCACCGAGATCAATGTGTTGCGCGAAGCATTTCGCGAGGTCCGGTGA
- a CDS encoding tetratricopeptide repeat protein yields the protein MAESSHLRRRGRTSSLLALLCVALISAGEARAQDPVDEELREADVEVEAPDAQETSETETEGDEPSDASSDEEQGAAEAAEEERPLGAPVEESEDLEAQSELEAPRSSDPAFRQALSDYSDAYERYATAIQDYQDTINGIVEAEFNRRLAEINRAYDSKIRAGEVIERERRVEAIASFEQFLVDVPNDPDYTPDALFRLAELQFEKANDDYLMADEGYQAELERYDRGEIADEPAPPQRDFQTSAALFRRLITDWPDYRSADGAYYLLAYVELQMGRPDVARDLWAELIVQYPESRFVNESWLRIGEYHFEYAEAEGPDQILENLNLARQAYENAMDTEGSAFYSEALYKLAWTYYRLGDYHQAITNFKELVEYSDEVQRRTGRSGAALRQEAVQYIAISLAEEDWDLGEEDYTQEFDPDADPMMDRVRQYISSGQPYEREVMAQLADYVFERSNFTQVVELYEYMLEQYPQHRDNPKIHERIIVALHRDGQPEAAFAVRRQMLEYYGPESTWFAYHERLGNEEALRGADSLVRDNLLTAATWYHEQAQNLRNEALVRRDPALLALTEERYAMAADAYEQFLRRYPNDREVFQWNFFYAECLYYSAQYEEAFQQYQVVRELDIADNEYQEVSAFNAIKALEFMIRDQVERGELTPTAMAGANIDQAREAAQELEGQREYDESRGDQAITVEGEPVPPLVERFVTAMDRYVVLRLQNSEDAFLGAKFAFQAAKVYYDFQNYEEARRRFAWVVESYPEHEVAYLAGSLILESFRDENNYAAMAEWADRLAEVIRGEQAEAVRAEVREFRLGALFKSAEDLYAAEKYEEAAEEYLRLVNDAPDHQYAPKALNNAAVAYEVIRKFDSALRLYERVYREYPDDNLAGYAIYRVAVNSEQFFEYEKAIQHYQLFYDRYRGESPPELAGMGFDIEDRRKTSLMSIAVLNESLQNYEEAAQTYSEYSRVYVEDENAADALWKAAEVWEKHNALDRMVETLERYIQIYGGAEGQEERSMEARLRIAQVYEDRGDTRRSARWYTDALETFERLGLEAPNYFAAQAQFMLVEHEFREWEQITIEGSVAQQGRILQRKIEELQELAAEYGKVFGYRSFEWTLAANYRIGYLAQSLAESLYEVPIPFDEDSDEYYIYQGELENVAYPLEEQAIERYERTIAEARNARVVNEWTKRTLEQLNRYRPADYPLFKEERRLREGIATQGIPYLTEETYQARQEREEPGAEEDAQ from the coding sequence ATGGCTGAATCGTCACACCTGAGACGTCGAGGGCGCACCTCAAGCCTGTTGGCGTTGCTCTGCGTTGCGCTGATCTCCGCCGGAGAGGCGCGCGCCCAGGACCCGGTAGACGAGGAGCTGCGCGAGGCCGACGTTGAGGTCGAAGCCCCCGATGCGCAGGAGACGTCAGAGACGGAGACGGAGGGTGATGAGCCTTCCGACGCGTCGTCCGATGAGGAGCAGGGCGCAGCGGAGGCCGCTGAGGAGGAGCGCCCGCTGGGGGCTCCCGTTGAAGAGAGCGAAGACCTCGAGGCGCAGAGCGAACTCGAAGCCCCACGCTCCTCCGATCCGGCTTTTCGCCAGGCGTTGAGCGACTACAGCGACGCTTACGAGCGCTACGCCACCGCCATTCAAGACTATCAGGACACCATCAACGGCATCGTAGAGGCGGAGTTCAATCGCCGGCTGGCCGAGATCAACCGGGCCTACGACTCGAAGATCCGCGCCGGTGAGGTCATTGAGCGCGAGCGTCGCGTGGAAGCGATCGCCTCGTTCGAGCAGTTTCTGGTCGATGTCCCCAACGATCCCGACTACACGCCTGACGCGCTCTTTCGCCTGGCGGAGCTGCAGTTTGAGAAGGCCAACGACGATTACCTGATGGCCGATGAGGGCTATCAGGCCGAACTTGAGCGCTACGACCGCGGGGAGATCGCCGACGAGCCGGCCCCGCCCCAACGCGACTTCCAGACCAGCGCTGCGCTCTTTCGACGCTTGATCACCGACTGGCCCGACTACCGCTCCGCCGATGGCGCCTACTACCTGCTCGCCTACGTTGAGCTGCAGATGGGACGCCCGGATGTCGCGCGCGATCTCTGGGCCGAGCTCATCGTGCAGTACCCGGAGAGCCGCTTCGTCAATGAGTCTTGGCTGCGCATAGGTGAATACCACTTCGAGTACGCCGAGGCCGAAGGCCCCGACCAGATCCTTGAGAATCTCAACTTGGCGCGCCAGGCCTATGAGAACGCCATGGATACTGAGGGCAGCGCCTTCTACTCCGAGGCTCTCTACAAGCTGGCGTGGACCTACTACCGGCTGGGCGACTACCACCAGGCGATCACCAACTTCAAAGAGCTTGTCGAGTACAGCGATGAGGTCCAGCGCCGTACCGGCCGCTCCGGCGCCGCGCTGCGCCAGGAGGCCGTGCAGTACATCGCCATCAGCCTCGCCGAAGAGGATTGGGACCTGGGCGAGGAGGACTACACCCAGGAGTTCGATCCGGATGCGGATCCGATGATGGATCGGGTGCGCCAGTACATCTCCAGCGGTCAGCCTTATGAGCGTGAGGTGATGGCGCAGCTGGCCGATTACGTCTTTGAGCGCTCGAACTTCACCCAGGTCGTCGAACTCTACGAATACATGCTCGAGCAGTATCCGCAGCATCGCGACAACCCCAAGATCCACGAGCGCATCATCGTCGCACTGCACCGTGACGGGCAGCCCGAGGCGGCGTTCGCTGTGCGCCGCCAGATGCTGGAGTACTACGGCCCGGAAAGCACCTGGTTTGCGTACCACGAGCGTCTGGGCAACGAGGAGGCGCTGCGCGGTGCTGACTCACTTGTTCGCGATAACCTGCTCACCGCGGCGACCTGGTACCACGAGCAGGCCCAGAACCTGCGTAACGAGGCGCTCGTACGTCGCGATCCGGCTCTGCTCGCGCTTACCGAAGAGCGCTACGCGATGGCTGCCGACGCCTACGAGCAGTTTTTGCGTCGCTATCCCAACGATCGCGAGGTCTTCCAGTGGAACTTCTTCTACGCCGAATGTCTTTATTATTCGGCTCAGTACGAAGAGGCCTTCCAGCAGTATCAGGTGGTCCGCGAGCTCGACATTGCGGACAACGAGTATCAGGAAGTCAGTGCGTTCAACGCGATCAAGGCGTTGGAGTTTATGATCCGCGATCAGGTTGAGCGCGGCGAGTTGACGCCTACGGCGATGGCCGGTGCCAACATCGATCAGGCCCGCGAAGCCGCCCAGGAGCTTGAAGGGCAGCGCGAATACGATGAGTCCCGCGGTGACCAGGCGATTACGGTGGAGGGTGAGCCGGTTCCGCCGCTGGTAGAGCGCTTTGTGACCGCGATGGATCGCTATGTGGTACTTCGTCTGCAGAACAGCGAAGACGCCTTCCTGGGCGCGAAGTTCGCCTTCCAGGCGGCCAAGGTCTATTACGACTTCCAAAACTACGAAGAAGCTCGTCGCCGCTTCGCCTGGGTCGTTGAGAGCTACCCGGAGCACGAGGTGGCTTACCTCGCCGGTAGTTTGATCCTGGAGAGCTTCCGCGACGAGAACAACTACGCGGCGATGGCCGAGTGGGCTGATCGTCTTGCGGAGGTCATCCGCGGCGAGCAGGCCGAAGCGGTGCGAGCTGAGGTGCGAGAGTTCCGCCTCGGTGCGCTCTTTAAGTCCGCAGAAGATCTCTACGCGGCCGAGAAGTACGAAGAAGCCGCCGAGGAGTACCTGCGGCTTGTTAACGATGCGCCCGACCATCAGTACGCGCCCAAGGCGCTCAACAACGCGGCGGTCGCCTACGAGGTTATTCGTAAGTTCGACTCGGCGCTGCGTCTCTACGAGCGCGTCTACCGCGAGTATCCTGACGACAACCTCGCCGGCTATGCGATCTACCGGGTGGCGGTGAACTCTGAGCAGTTCTTCGAGTACGAGAAGGCCATCCAGCACTACCAGCTCTTCTACGATCGCTACCGCGGCGAGAGCCCGCCTGAGTTGGCGGGGATGGGCTTTGATATTGAGGACCGGCGAAAGACCTCGCTGATGAGTATCGCTGTGCTCAACGAGAGTCTTCAAAACTACGAAGAAGCAGCCCAGACCTACTCGGAGTACTCACGCGTTTACGTCGAGGATGAGAACGCCGCCGATGCGCTCTGGAAAGCTGCCGAGGTGTGGGAGAAACACAATGCGCTCGACCGCATGGTCGAGACGCTCGAGCGTTACATTCAAATCTACGGCGGGGCTGAGGGACAGGAGGAGCGCTCGATGGAGGCGCGCCTTCGCATCGCCCAGGTCTACGAAGATCGCGGCGATACCCGCCGCTCGGCGCGCTGGTACACCGATGCGCTTGAGACCTTTGAGCGCCTGGGGCTCGAAGCGCCCAACTACTTCGCGGCTCAAGCCCAGTTCATGCTGGTAGAGCATGAGTTCCGCGAGTGGGAGCAGATCACGATCGAAGGATCGGTGGCGCAGCAGGGGCGGATCCTGCAGCGCAAGATCGAGGAGTTGCAGGAGCTGGCCGCGGAGTACGGGAAGGTCTTCGGTTACCGGAGCTTTGAGTGGACGCTGGCGGCCAACTACCGCATCGGCTATTTGGCGCAGAGCCTTGCCGAGTCGCTCTACGAGGTCCCGATTCCCTTCGATGAAGACTCCGACGAGTACTACATCTACCAGGGCGAATTGGAGAATGTGGCGTATCCGCTCGAAGAGCAGGCGATCGAACGCTACGAGCGCACGATCGCCGAGGCCCGAAACGCCCGGGTGGTCAACGAGTGGACCAAGCGCACCCTGGAGCAGCTTAACCGCTACCGACCGGCCGATTACCCGCTCTTCAAAGAGGAGCGTCGCTTGCGGGAGGGGATCGCGACACAGGGGATCCCCTACCTTACCGAGGAAACGTATCAGGCTCGCCAGGAGCGCGAGGAGCCCGGTGCCGAGGAGGACGCGCAATGA
- a CDS encoding MotA/TolQ/ExbB proton channel family protein has product MAAIAEAFRDGGIWMYSILLVSVVALGVTLERFFFLFFKYNMNAQAFMAQIQKLVMADNVDRAIKLCNAAPSRVVPHVIKAGLTRANKGEVEIQNAMEEATLEIVPKVQKRTQALLTIANVATLMGLLGTIVGLIEAFEALETATPENRQRMLSRGIAMAMNTTAFGLIVAIPTMVAHLLLSGVTKKILDDVDMYSVKLENLLVTRGKGGPVE; this is encoded by the coding sequence ATGGCTGCGATCGCTGAAGCCTTTCGCGACGGTGGGATCTGGATGTACTCCATCCTTCTTGTCAGTGTCGTCGCGCTGGGCGTGACTCTTGAGCGTTTTTTCTTCCTTTTCTTCAAATACAACATGAATGCGCAGGCGTTTATGGCCCAGATCCAGAAGCTGGTGATGGCCGATAACGTCGACCGCGCAATCAAGTTGTGCAACGCGGCCCCCTCGCGCGTGGTCCCTCACGTCATCAAGGCTGGTCTTACCCGCGCCAACAAGGGCGAGGTCGAGATTCAGAACGCGATGGAAGAGGCCACCCTGGAGATCGTGCCCAAAGTTCAGAAGCGCACCCAGGCGCTGCTGACCATCGCTAACGTCGCCACGCTGATGGGTCTTCTCGGTACCATCGTCGGTCTTATCGAGGCTTTCGAAGCTCTCGAGACCGCGACCCCTGAGAACCGCCAGCGCATGCTCTCTCGCGGTATCGCGATGGCGATGAACACCACCGCCTTCGGTCTTATCGTGGCGATCCCCACGATGGTTGCGCACCTTCTTCTCTCCGGTGTCACCAAGAAGATTCTCGACGACGTCGATATGTACAGCGTCAAGCTTGAGAACCTCCTTGTGACCCGCGGGAAGGGCGGTCCGGTCGAGTGA